TGCCGTCGAGGTAAACCATGAACCGGACATCCCCGGCAGGCGGTTTTGGGTCGACTGCGTGATCTGGTGGGCGTCGGCTTTGCGGAGATGGAAATTGTGCTGTTGTCGCGCCCGGAACCGAGCGCGACAATGCCGAACTTCGGACCAATCAAATCTCCGTTTGCTCCGCCAATTCCAGCGCGTCGTCGACGTCGATGCCGAGGTACCGAACTGTCGACTCGATCTTGGAGTGCCCGAGAAGTAATTGAACGGCCCGCAGGTTTTTCGTGCGCCGGTATATCAACGAAGCCTTGGTCCGCCGCATCGAATGCGTACCGTAACCCGTCGCATCAAGGCCGATAGCGCGCACCCAACTATGCAGCATGCGGCCGTACTGTCGGGTGCCGATATGAGGCGAGTCATGGTTCCGGCTCGGGAAGAGATAATCGCCAGTCTCCAGTCCCGCATGGCGAATCCACGTTTGCACTTCGTCACGAGTCGCGGCGGTGATCTCGAATTGCACGGGCCTTTGCGTTTTCCGCTGCAAGACAATTGCACGGGATGCAATCCGATCTCCCTGCTGGACGTCCCGAACCCGAAGGGCGGTCAAGTCGCAGGCCCTCAGCTTGCTGTCGATCCCGAGATCGAAAAGTGCGAGATCGCGAGCGCGATGCTCCATCTGCAAATGCTCGCGGATTCCCCAGATTTCCTTGGGCTTGAACGGCGCCTTCTGGCCGACGAGTTTTCCCTTGTTCCAGGGTTCGCGACGCTTGCCTTCGTTTTTCGATTCCATGTTGATCTCCTTCATGACGTGGAGGAGTGGCAGCAACACGCCGCCACCCGTGTGTTTGGCCAAGGACCCTCCTCGGCTTGCTACACGGTTTATTTCATGGAACCGGAGCCAGCATACCTCTGCAGAGGCGTCGAAGTCCTTCGAGATGGGAGACGGGTGGTTCGTTTCGACGAAACTTGCGCACCGGACGTTTTCGCCCGATAATCACGGCATGACGGGAAACGAATTCATCCGGAAGATAAAGGCCCTGGGAAAGCAGCGAGGTCTGCCAGTGGCGCTTGATGCTTCCCGTGGGAAGGGAAGTCACCAAACGCTTTACTTCGGTACCGCCTTCACAATCGTGCGGAACCCGAAGGACGAGTTGAAAACCGGCACGCTGCACGCGATGTGCACGCAGCTCGGAATCAAGGCATCCGATTTGTAAGGAGGATTTTATGGAACGGTTCGAATACGCGGTGAAGTTGGCGACAGCCGAAGAAGGCGGGTTCGTGGTCACCTGTCGCGACCTCCCCCAATTGGTG
This genomic window from Burkholderiales bacterium GJ-E10 contains:
- a CDS encoding integrase family protein, whose translation is MAKHTGGGVLLPLLHVMKEINMESKNEGKRREPWNKGKLVGQKAPFKPKEIWGIREHLQMEHRARDLALFDLGIDSKLRACDLTALRVRDVQQGDRIASRAIVLQRKTQRPVQFEITAATRDEVQTWIRHAGLETGDYLFPSRNHDSPHIGTRQYGRMLHSWVRAIGLDATGYGTHSMRRTKASLIYRRTKNLRAVQLLLGHSKIESTVRYLGIDVDDALELAEQTEI